The Desulfitobacterium chlororespirans DSM 11544 sequence CATACCCAATTTCCTGACCATTAAGCATCAATGCGGCTGCCGTGGTTGTCTGGCTGTAATAAAGGCTGCCACCTAACACTACCATCAGTCCCATCACCCCAAGGACGATTTTAGGGAATTCCCAAGCTACCTTTGACTCAGAAAACCTTCCCAACACCTTAGTCAGGTTCTCTTTTATGCTCTGACTAATACCGTCTAAGCCCCCTTTCCAATTGGACAAGTCTCATTAAATATTATATCATAGAATCGCCACGATTAAAGAAAATTATCTTGCCCTTGGCTGAGGGTTGAAAAGAAAAAGGAGTTACAACCATGGAAATCAATACTCTTATTGAGCGCATTAATGAGCTTTCACGGAAGCAGAGAACAATTGGCTTGGAAGAATGGGAAAAGGCTGAGCAGGAAGCTCTTCGGCAGGAGTATCTGGGCTTTATTCGCGGCCAGGTTATTGATACTCTCAGTCAGGTAAAGGTTGAAAAATCCTAAGGGGACCGGATTGTTTTTTCTCGCCAACGTATGATAAATCTTCAAGCAAGCATACTAATTCTAAACACATGATTATGCTTTCTTGAGGAGGGATTGTCTTTGCCGGAACGAGTCATGAAATATGGTGGAGTAAAATTTCGTAATCTTGTGCCTCCAGTCAAAATCAACCGCTTTGTTAATCAGCTGGCTCCCGATCAAAAGGACTCACTCTTTGAAATCGCCGGGGAATTGAGCGATGCAGGGATGATTGAAATACTGAATGAACGCACACAAAGCACTATCGATCAGGATACCGTGGATACGCAGACTCCCAATGCCGGGGGCAACACTGAAGAAGTGCAGGAAAGCAATCGGCATCTATAGCACCCGACATCTATACAACAGGAAGCCCTTCCCGATCAACGATGCTCCCTCCAGGTCAGCTGTTTGACAAAACAGCGGCCTTGAGGGAGCATTTGTATAGATTACCTGATTTGAGTTGCAGCTTACCTGGTTTGAGTTGCTGCGATCTGACTAGATAATACTGACGGTGCCCTCATAAACCACACCTGCCAAAGCATCCACAGTCAGCACTTGCCCATCCTTAACCTTCATCAGCACATCGGCGGCACCGACAATAGCCGGAATGCCATAGTTTAAGGCGGCGATGGCCCCATGGGAGGTAAGTCCCCCTTCTTCCACCAGAATTGCCCCGGCTTTAGCGATTAAGGGGACCAGCTCTTTATCGGTATAAGGCGCTACCAGGATGTCTCCTTTTTGAAAAAGCTCTTGGGCAGCCGGAGTGGCTATCCGTGCCGTTCCGGAATAAGCTTTGCGCCCAATCCCCGTTCCTTTAGCGATCACATCTCCGATGACCTGGACTTTGATGATATTGGTGGTCCCTACTTTACCAACGGGAACGCCTGCGGTAATGACAACCACATCACCGGTCTTAATCAGGTGATGGGAAATCGCCTCATTCACAGAAACAGATAAGAGCTGGTCCGTGCCTAAGCTCTCGGGAATCAGCAAAGGATAAATGCCCCAGGTCAAAGAGAGTTGGCGGGCTACATGAACAAAAGGTGTGGCAGCAATAATCAGGGAGGTGGGACGGTACTTCGAGATCATGCGGGCCGTCAACCCGGAATGAGTAGGAGTAAGAATGGCGGCCGCTTCCAGATCTCTGGCTACGGTATAGCTGGCATGGCTGATCGCTTCGGCAATGTTGATATGGGGCTCATAAATCTTCCGCGGCTCATAATGCTTTTCGATCTGCAGAGCTATCTTATTCATCATCTCGACAGCTTCCACCGGATACTGTCCGGCAGCCGTCTCCCCGGAAAGCATTATGGCATCGGTACCGTCTAAAATGGCATTAGCCACATCACTGGCTTCCGCCCGGGTCGGCCGCGGGTTGCGGATCATGGAATCCAGCATCTGTGTAGCCACGATGACGGGTTTACCCAAACGATGGCATTTTTCAATCATGTCTTTTTGATGAATGGGGACCTCTTCTACAGGCACCTCCACTCCCAGATCCCCGCGGGCTACCATCAGTCCGTCGGCAACCTCCAGGATCTCATCTAAATGCTCGATACCTTCGCGGTTTTCAATCTTAGCGATAATCTTGACATTGGCTCCTTCTTCCTCCACCAAACGCCTTACGGCCAAAATATCGGCAGCTTTGCGGGCAAAAGAAGCAGCAATAAAGTCGATTCCTTCTCTTAAGCCAAAGATAATATCATCACGATCTTTTTCCGTAATCGCCGGCAGCTGAATCGGAACGCCCGGCACATTGACCCCTTTTTTCGATTTAAGAACTCCGCCATTTTGGATTTTGGTGATGATCTTTCCTTCTTCGCTGGCAATGACTTCAAGGTCGATGAGCCCATCATCAAGAAGGATATGCGTACCTTGATGAACCTCCTGCCAAAGCTGAAGGTAGGTTATACCCACTCGCTCCGCGGACCCCAGAGTCGATAGATCGGTATCAAGAATAAATGTATCACCGCTGTTTAATTGAACTCCCTCCTCCGGAACCGTTCCCGTTCTGATTTCCGGGCCTTTGGTATCCAGAAGAATCCCCAAATGAACACCGAGTTTCTGTGCTTCTTCTCTTAAGGTGCGCATTCGCTTGCCATGCTCACTGTGGTTTCCATGGGAGAAATTTAAACGGGCTACATTCATGCCGGCCTTAAGTAATTGGCGAATCTTCTCATTGGATTCACTGGACGGTCCGATGGTGCATACTATTTTGGTGCGGCGCATAGATTACCTCCGTCGTTTATTTTGTAGAATGTCAGAAATCTGCTATAAAAAACCATCATAAAAAGTTTACTATTCTTTTCCACAAAAAGATAGAGGCTTCTTATAGTCCTTGGCCGGCGATGTATTCGGCCAAGTCCACAATCCGATTGGAGTATCCCCACTCGTTGTCATACCAGGCCAGGACCTTGACCATGCGCTCTCCCAGCATCAGCGTAGACAGCCCGTCAACAATAGCACTGTGAGGGTTGCCATTAAAGTCGTGGGAAACTAAAGGCAGCTCGGAATAAGCCAGGTAGCCTTTGAGGCTTCCCTCGGCGGCTTCCTTAAGTTTTTGATTTACTTCTTCCTTGGTGGTGGAACGGCTTAAATTAGCCACAAAATCAATAAGCGAAACATTAGGGGTAGGAACCCTCACCGCTAATCCTTTGAGCTTGCCCTTTAAGTCGGGAAGCACCAGTTCCACCGCCTTGGTAGCCCCTGTGGTTGTAGGAATCATCGATTCGTAAGCCGCCCGGGCCCGCCGCCAATCCTTATGCTCCAAATCCAGAATCCGTTGGTCATTGGTCACCGAATGGGTGGTGGTCATCATGCCCTGCTCGATCCCAAATTCTTCGAGTAAAACTTTGGCCAGGGGAGCCAAACCATTGGTGGTACAGGAGGCATTGGAGAGGATATGGTGCTCAGCGGGGTTATAGAGCTGTTCGTTTACCCCCATGACAATCGTGATATCTTCGTCTTTTCCCGGAGCGGAAATGATCACCTTTTTCGCTCCGGCCTGGAGATGCAACGCCGCTTGCTCCCGCTTGGTAAAGCGTCCCGTAGCTTCAATCACCAGATCTACCCCCAGCTCCCGCCAGGGAAGTTTCCCGGGATCTTTTTCCGCCAAAAAAGTCACCTTTTGGTCCAAAACTTCAAGAGTATTTTCTTTTACCTCAACATCATAAGGCAGGATATCGTGAATTGAATCATACTTGAATAAATGACCTAACAGATCCGGACTCCCCAGATCATTAACAGCAACAATGTCCAGGGAACTTTTTCGTTCCAGGATTGCCCGCATGGAAAGCCGACCGATTCGCCCAAAGCCGTTAATTGCAATTCGCACACTCATTCAGGAAAACCCTCCTTAAAATCAACCTTCATATCCAAGTTATAGTTCCCCAGCAAGATAAAAAAATTGCACAGCCTGTTGCTCTGCATTAGTAAGTCTTGCCCCTTATCTATAGAATACCTGATAAAATGTCTATGGTCCAGACTTTATGAATAATTTTCCATGATCGACTTTAAAATAGAACGGCGTTTCTCATCTATAGCCTCAAAATCCATGGCTGGGATATAATATTCTTCCAGTTGATCATGGAGGGTTTTGGCCCTTTGCGAGTGGGATTGGGCCCGCAGTATGCTCTCTTCAACCCTGCTTCGGCACGAATCAATAAACTCTAAGGTGCTGACCAATCCTGTTCTATCAAGGCCACTGTCGAAATCAAGCGCATGATGGGTACCGCTGAATTCCGGATGATAGGGATAATGCTCTGAAGAGATCACCAAAGCAGTATACAGCTCAGGAATAAGGAGCAGATCGATCTTATCCGGCTCAAGGGCATTATGATAGATTTCCAGATCATAATTGAGAACTTCAGCCTCCTCGGCCAGGCGTGCCAAAAGGGTCGATTTTCCTGTTCCGGCCTGCCCCTTTAAAGAATACAGAAAATCCATGCCTTGAATAAGGCTGTCAATATGTTGGGTTCTGCCTTGAGGAGTATGAGCCCAGGCAAATAAATGACGGGTTTTGCCGGTGCCTTGGCTTGACGGGGTTTTAAAAAGCTCATGCTTCGTTTTAAGGTAGATTTGATTGATCGTTTGCCAATCCTGATAGGGCTTAATATAGAATTCCCACTCATCCATGGCGTTTTTGGCATCCTTCAAGGCAAAATAAGCGCTTTCAAAGCAGCCGCTGATCTCCTGACTGCAAGCAATAATCTCTTTTTTGTAAGGCCGGATCAAGGATTCATCCCAGTATTCGCCCAGATTAATGATCTCGTCAACTGCACCGGGGATCTTGGGGTCCACCACATGGGGAGCAGTACCGTCCAGTAAAGCAATCCCCAGCTCCGGAATAACAATACCGTCTATGGACTGATTATCGGAGGAACAACAATGATACTCCAGATCAAAACCTGCTTTGAGCATTTCTTCCCCAATTTTTTTCATGAAGGTCGATTTTCCCACACCTGGGCCACCCTTGATCACATAGATATGCCGGGCGGTAGCGTCCGCCAGGTAATGATAATAGGAGTAAAAACCAAGATAAGTAACACCACCGGGGAACATTTTTCTAATAACTGGATTCTTGGCCATAAGGACTCCCCTTTCCATGCTATATTCCTGCAACACTAAGTATATTCATGAACAGGTTCAAGCGTGACGAAAATCCCTGTCGAATGTATAGAAAACCCGGTTTCACCCGAAGACACTGCCGACCCGCTTGTTTGCCTTTTAATCACGCATCCAGAAAGGCGAAATCATTGGTTGCACTTATGCTGGAGGAAAGTATAAACGAAGTTATACTTTCTAACAGTGAAAAAAAGAGGGAACAGTTGGACTGTCCCCTCCCATGGTTTACGGATGCCTGTATCCTTTGTAGTCGTAGATGTTCCGCTCTTTTTGCTTATCATACTCCTGATAATGGGGGTCTCTCACGGTAACAGGAGATTTTGGACGTGAGACTTTTTTATGTTTTCCCATGCCGTAATCCGCCCTTTCTACGCTATAGTTTGAGCACCCATGATTTATTCTGAGTTAATTTGCTGATCAATATGCAGTTACCTAAAGTTAAAGATTAATCTCATTAATGATGATGATGGTGATCATGACCGTGACCGTGGTGATCGTGGTCATGACTATGATTGCAGACAGCATTGGTGGAGACGAAGGTCCCTGCCCCATAAGATTGAGCTGCCTCCAAAGCCGGGCCATTGGCTCCTCTTAACACCTCTATTCCGGCATTTTCCAAACCGGTGATGGCTCCGGGGCCAATCCCGCCACAGATAACAGCTTCCACGCCTTTTGACTTGAGAAGCTGGGCGATTCCTTCATGCTGGTGCTGGAAATCAGCCGTGTCAATCCGTTCCTGACCGGACACCTTACCCTCTTCAATGAGGAAAAGGGTAAAGGCCTGACTGCGGCCAAAATGAGCATTAACCTTCTCCCCTTCTGTAGGGATGGCAATTTTTTTGTTCATGAAATTCTACCTGCCTTTCGATATGTATGTTAGATAACCCCTCAATAGTTTAAGTGTTACAGAATACCGGGGGATGTCAAGCTTATCCTAACTCCCTTATTTGCAATTGTCAATCTTTGATAAAGCGTGTAAAATTCTAGTAAAGTCTGGAAGGGAGGATTCATAATGTGGGAATCTCCTCATGAATTAATGAATGCTTTGGAACAGGAAGGTTATATCCTTGATCAGGATAAAGGGACCACTTTATTTTTGGCCCTGGCCCTTCACAAGCCCTGTCTTATTGAAGGACCGGCGGGAGTCGGCAAAACTCAGCTGGCCCTGGCCCTGGCGCGCAGCACCGGCTGCAGACTGATCCGCCTCCAGTGCTATGAAGGGCTGGATTTAAACAAAGCCCTTTACGAATGGGACTATGCCAAACAATTGCTGCGCCTGCAGGTGGGAATCTCCGGCTGGGAAGAGATTAAGGAGAATATTTATGGGCCGGAGTTTTTATTGGCCAGGCCTTTGCTGCAAACTGTGCTTGCGGAAGAGCCTGTTATTCTTTTAATTGATGAACTGGACAAAAGCGATGAAGAATTTGAAAGCTTTTTGCTGGAGCTGCTTGCCGAATTTCAAGTCACCATCCCGGATGTAGGAACCTTTAAAGCCCAAAATTCCCCCATAGTCCTCTTAACCAGCAACAACACCCGGGATCTTTCCGAAGCTTTAAGAAGGCGATGTGTTCATCTGCTTTTAGCTTATCCCGATGTGGAACAGGAAATGAGGATTCTCGCTCAGCGGTGTCCGGAAATTGCCGCGGCCTTAATTCAGGATGTCTGTGAATTTGTGGCCAAAATCCGCAAGATCCCTTTGCGCAAATTGCCCAGTGTCTCCGAAAGCATGGACTTTGCCCGTGCCCTCCATATTCTGCGCCAGGACTCCCTCGATATGCAGCAATTGTCAGGTACCCTATCCATACTTTTAAAATATCCCAGTGATTTGGCGAAACTTGAGGATCGTTTAAAAGCCTGGCAACAGGAAGCTGCCAGAAGAACCCAGGCCTAGGACGGGGTGCAGTCATGAACGAATTAACGATCAACGGCTGGCAGCTGCTGAAGCTTATCTCGGCACTGCGCTCAGTGGGCATCGATATCACGCTGGACGAGGTTCAGGATGCTTTAAAGGCCTTAACCCGGTACCCGGACCTGGCACCTAAGCTCGTGCTTAAATCTCTCTTCATCCATCGCCAAGAAGATCAGCCGCTTTTCGACATGATCTATGAACTCTTGGCTTCAGCTCCATCCTCCTCTCCGGATTCAGAACCTACCGCCCCGGGGCAATGTACAGGCTCAGATCAAGAGGAGGCTGGGGATGGCTCCCATCAGGGCATCGGTACCGGGCAAGGAGGAATCACCCTGCACCTTAAATCAGCGGAAGAGTCCTCTCCATCCCGGGCAATTTCCTTTCAAATGCCGGATCTCCACTATTTGATGGGCCTTAAAGGGTTCCCCAGTACCATCGAGGAAGAAGAAACACAGGAACTCGATTTGGGAAAGCAGGTCAGATTCATCCTGGGACAGTCAGGGTTTTTGACTTGGTCCAATTCTTTGGAGCTGGCTAAAGGCCGGGGGGAAGTCCCGGAAGATCAGTGGCTCAAATTTGAAGCTTATCGGGACTTCTGGCAGCGCCGGATT is a genomic window containing:
- a CDS encoding DUF896 domain-containing protein, coding for MEINTLIERINELSRKQRTIGLEEWEKAEQEALRQEYLGFIRGQVIDTLSQVKVEKS
- the pyk gene encoding pyruvate kinase, yielding MRRTKIVCTIGPSSESNEKIRQLLKAGMNVARLNFSHGNHSEHGKRMRTLREEAQKLGVHLGILLDTKGPEIRTGTVPEEGVQLNSGDTFILDTDLSTLGSAERVGITYLQLWQEVHQGTHILLDDGLIDLEVIASEEGKIITKIQNGGVLKSKKGVNVPGVPIQLPAITEKDRDDIIFGLREGIDFIAASFARKAADILAVRRLVEEEGANVKIIAKIENREGIEHLDEILEVADGLMVARGDLGVEVPVEEVPIHQKDMIEKCHRLGKPVIVATQMLDSMIRNPRPTRAEASDVANAILDGTDAIMLSGETAAGQYPVEAVEMMNKIALQIEKHYEPRKIYEPHINIAEAISHASYTVARDLEAAAILTPTHSGLTARMISKYRPTSLIIAATPFVHVARQLSLTWGIYPLLIPESLGTDQLLSVSVNEAISHHLIKTGDVVVITAGVPVGKVGTTNIIKVQVIGDVIAKGTGIGRKAYSGTARIATPAAQELFQKGDILVAPYTDKELVPLIAKAGAILVEEGGLTSHGAIAALNYGIPAIVGAADVLMKVKDGQVLTVDALAGVVYEGTVSII
- the gap gene encoding type I glyceraldehyde-3-phosphate dehydrogenase codes for the protein MSVRIAINGFGRIGRLSMRAILERKSSLDIVAVNDLGSPDLLGHLFKYDSIHDILPYDVEVKENTLEVLDQKVTFLAEKDPGKLPWRELGVDLVIEATGRFTKREQAALHLQAGAKKVIISAPGKDEDITIVMGVNEQLYNPAEHHILSNASCTTNGLAPLAKVLLEEFGIEQGMMTTTHSVTNDQRILDLEHKDWRRARAAYESMIPTTTGATKAVELVLPDLKGKLKGLAVRVPTPNVSLIDFVANLSRSTTKEEVNQKLKEAAEGSLKGYLAYSELPLVSHDFNGNPHSAIVDGLSTLMLGERMVKVLAWYDNEWGYSNRIVDLAEYIAGQGL
- a CDS encoding PRK06851 family protein, which gives rise to MAKNPVIRKMFPGGVTYLGFYSYYHYLADATARHIYVIKGGPGVGKSTFMKKIGEEMLKAGFDLEYHCCSSDNQSIDGIVIPELGIALLDGTAPHVVDPKIPGAVDEIINLGEYWDESLIRPYKKEIIACSQEISGCFESAYFALKDAKNAMDEWEFYIKPYQDWQTINQIYLKTKHELFKTPSSQGTGKTRHLFAWAHTPQGRTQHIDSLIQGMDFLYSLKGQAGTGKSTLLARLAEEAEVLNYDLEIYHNALEPDKIDLLLIPELYTALVISSEHYPYHPEFSGTHHALDFDSGLDRTGLVSTLEFIDSCRSRVEESILRAQSHSQRAKTLHDQLEEYYIPAMDFEAIDEKRRSILKSIMENYS
- a CDS encoding NifB/NifX family molybdenum-iron cluster-binding protein yields the protein MNKKIAIPTEGEKVNAHFGRSQAFTLFLIEEGKVSGQERIDTADFQHQHEGIAQLLKSKGVEAVICGGIGPGAITGLENAGIEVLRGANGPALEAAQSYGAGTFVSTNAVCNHSHDHDHHGHGHDHHHHH
- a CDS encoding AAA family ATPase, whose product is MWESPHELMNALEQEGYILDQDKGTTLFLALALHKPCLIEGPAGVGKTQLALALARSTGCRLIRLQCYEGLDLNKALYEWDYAKQLLRLQVGISGWEEIKENIYGPEFLLARPLLQTVLAEEPVILLIDELDKSDEEFESFLLELLAEFQVTIPDVGTFKAQNSPIVLLTSNNTRDLSEALRRRCVHLLLAYPDVEQEMRILAQRCPEIAAALIQDVCEFVAKIRKIPLRKLPSVSESMDFARALHILRQDSLDMQQLSGTLSILLKYPSDLAKLEDRLKAWQQEAARRTQA